The stretch of DNA CATGGAGGTTTTCGCCGGTCATGTTCGCCATTGCGGCCATATTTTTTTTCATGCCGTTCATGGACGTGACAAGCGCGGACAGGAAGGTTCTCACCTTCACGGGAACCCGGATGGTCACTGGGAAAGCTGTCGTCGGACCGGGATTTCCTGAATCCCTGAACAGCGTTTTTCCGGGCGGGAAAATTGACGCCCGGCCCCTTGTCGTGGTCACTCTCGGCCTCACCCTTTTGGGAGGGCTGGCTGGGCTCATCCGTCACACATTCGTTTCCGCGATATCGGCAGTCTGCGCCGGGGTCGGCACCGTCACCCTTCTCATGCTGAAATCCAAAATCGACGCAAGCGTTCTTTCGGAAGGCGGAGGGCTTTTCAGAATACATTATTCCTACGGCTTCTGGGTCATCCTGGCCTGCCTCGCCCTTTCCATAGCCTTAAACGCCTGGATATTTTCCGGCCAGCACGACGAACACCACACTTTCGGCGGTTTCGACCAGCGCCACGAAGCGGACCCCGAAGAAGACTGGTGACAGTCCGCTTCTTCCCGTCGGCCTGAAAAGGGCAGGGGCCTGTTTTCCGCTTAAACGTTTCTGGGCCGGGACTCCGCACTGGCGAAGCTGATTCCCGGCCTGTTTTTTTCGGTCTGCTCCCTATACATCTTCCCTTTCAAAGGGATTTTTCCCTCAAAAACCTCAAAAAGATGCGCAGACTGTTTTGGCCATGCGGCCATAATGCGGCGACAGCTACGTTTTTGTAGATTATTTTTTTTAATTATCTACAAATTTGTTCATAAATACTGGTTGTGTAAAAAGGCAAAACTAATTTAATGCCTGAAATCATTATATATTTTTGAAAAAAGCGCTTCTGGCATGACATTTGCTTTAAATAACAACAAGTTTAACGCAGAGCCATGGGGACAGGGTTATGAATCAGGTGACAGCCATCAAAAAATCAGCGAGCCCGGCGGAAAACCTGTCTCATGCCAAGCACAGGCTTTTATCCAGGGGCCTGCCGGAAGATGCTCCGGGCTTTCTTGCGGCCCACGCCCGGATAATCGACGACTATTTTGTGGAATCCTACGAAAAGAGCCAAGTGGGCCCAAGCCTCGCCGTGGCCAAAAACCCTTACGCCCTGGTGGCGCTTGGGGGTTACGGACGCAGGGAGCAGTGCATCCACTCCGACGTCGATCTTCTCATATTGTTCGACGGCAGGGTTCCTCCGGAGGCCACCCGCCTGGTTCACGAGGTTGTCTATCCCCTGTGGGATTTGGGCCTTGAAATCAGCCCGGCCACCAGAAGCCTCAAGGAGGCCGTGAAGCTGGCCTGCAAAGACTACGAGATTCTGACGCCGCTGTTGGACGCAAGGTTCGTGTGCGGCGCTTCCAGGCTCTATTCCAGGCTCCAGGACGAGCTTGACGGCCCGGTTCTGAAAAAGCACGCAAAGAGCTACCTGGAGTGGATGGTGGCCACCGGACGTTCCAGGCACGCACGCTACGGAGACACCACGCACATCCTTGAGCCGCACCTCAAAGAGGGGCCGGGGGGCTTGCGGGATTACCATTCCATATTATGGATGGGCCGGGTTCTTTCCGGGGCGAGGAGCATGGATGAACTTTGCGGGCATGGCATTCTGACCGCAGATGAGCTTGCGGGGCTCAGGAAGTCCCTGGCCTTTGTGTGGAAGGTGCGCAACCACCTGCATCTGGCCAGCGGCCGCAAAAACGACATGCTCTACCTGGATTACCAGAAAAAGCTGGCCCAGAGCCTTGGCTTTGCAGACGAGCAGGACAGGGCGGGCATCGAGCGTTTCCTCTCGGTGCTTTCGGGCCACATGGACCGCATCCACGAGCTTTACCAGGCCACCGTGCGAACCGCCGCGCCGGAAAGGTCATCAAAAAGAAAAAACCCGGAGACCTTCGCCGAGGGCATAAGGCTCGACAAGGAAGGGCTCGATTTCGCCTCCCCCCGCACCATCCTGGCCTCTCCTTTGTCCCTTGCCCGGATTTTTTCCGAAAGCGCACGGCTTGGGGTGAGGCTCTCCCTTTCGGCCAGAAGGCGGGTGCGGGAAAGCGTCGGGCTCATCACGGACTCCTTCCGTTCCGATCCCTTGGCGGTCAGCGCCTTCGAGACGGTCTTGAGGGCCGCCCCCACCGAAAGCGCGGACGCCCTGGAGGAAATGCGGGACACCGGCTATCTTTCGGCCTTCATCCCCGAATTTGCGGGAATCGTCCACCTGGTCCAATTCACCGAGTATCATCTCTATCCCACCGACACCCATTCCCTGATGACGGTGAGGATTCTGAAGGACTTCGCTAGAAGCGACGACACCCTGGTGTCCGACGTTTTCAGGGACGTTTCCCCCAAGCGCGTACTGTATCTGGCAGGCCTTCTGCACGATGTGGGAAAGGGAGTGGAAAGCGCTGACGAGAACCACTCCACCGCAGGCGCCCGGCTGGTGAAGACCATAATGGAGCGCATGGGTTACCCGGACACGAAGATCGAAACCGTGCAGTTTCTTGTGCGTGAGCACCTTCTTATGGCCAAGACCGCCTCCCGCCGGGACTTGAACGACGAGGAGACCATCCTGGCCTTCAGCCGCAAGGTGGGCGGCATAATGAACCTTCGTATGCTCTACCTGCTCTCCCTTGCCGACACAATGGCGACCGGCCCCAACGCCAACACCGAATGGACCCGGAGCCTTCTGAGGGAGCTTTTTTCCAAGGCATACAGAACCCTGGCTTCAGGCGACATGGTATCCGGGAACCTCGCTTCCAAAAGGAACCTTTCCATAGAGGAAAACAAGCGAAGGGAATTCCTGGCGCTTCTGCCCGTGGATTTTTCTGAAAAAGAGGGCCTCGATCTTTTCGGCAAGATGTCTCCCAGATACAGGCACGACATTTCCGCCTCGGACATGGCGGCCCACGCCCTTCTGTGGCGGCGTCTCTCCCCGGCGGTCCCGGCTGTGCTGGCCGCCGGAAAAAGCCAGTCGGACAACCTGCGCACGGTGACCGTTGCGGCCAACGACGCGCCAGGCCTTTTTTCCCGCATAGCGGGAGCCCTGTCTTTGCACGGGATATCCATTCTGGACGCCGAAATCTACACCTGGCACAACGGATGCGCCTTGGACGTTTTCCGGGTTTCGCCCCCGCCCGACGCCCTTTTCGAAAAAGAGACCTGGGTGAAGGTGGAAAAGGACCTGGTGGCCTCAATAAAGGGCGAGCTGGACCTTTTCCAGGCCCTGGAGCGCCGGAGCCGCTCGGACACAAAATGTCGCGCCGCAACCGCCCTGGGCGAGCCCGAACGGGTGCGCGTGGACAACCGCTCATCCAGTTTTTTCACCATAGTCGAGGTGTTTGCGGACGACCGTCCGGGGCTTTTGCACGGGATCACCAGGGTTCTTTTTCAGGAGGGCCTGGACATAAGGGTAGCCAAGATTTCCACCAAGTCAGACAGGGTGGTGGACGTTTTTTACGTGCGCGACACCGATGGGCAGAAGCTGGATGGACAGCGAAGCGAGGCCGTAAGGCGGCGCTTGCAGGAAGCCCTGGACGAGGCCTCTGGTAAAACATGAAGAAACAACGCTTTTGGCTGTAATTATGGGGTGATGGCTGGCGTACGGTTGGGCAGTCCAAATCCGCGCGGAGATTGGACGCACGGCCCTTGCCCCGGGTTAGGGCGGATGGGGAGGCTTTGTTTTCCCCAGGGCCGCCGATGGTGAAATAATCACAGGCCAAGGAGCCCTTAAACGGGCTCCAAAAGATGCCTGTCCAAAAAATTTAAGGAGACTTTCCATGAATGCCATCAACTCCGGAGACGTTGCCTGGATGCTGGCCGCGACGGCCCTGGTAATGTTCATGACACCCGGACTCGCCCTTTTCTACGGCGGACTCGTCAGAACCAAGAACGTTCTCGCCACCATCATGCAGAGTTTCATCCTTCTTGGAGTAGTGGCCATTTTGTGGGTTGTTTTCGGCTACTCCATCGCCTTCGGCACCGACCAGGGCGGATTCATAGGTAGCCTGGAATACCTTGGCCTTGCAGGCGTGGGGCTTGATCCCGGCCCTTACAGCAAGACCATTCCCCATATACTTTTCTGCGCGTTTCAGCTCATGTTCGCCATCATCACACCGGCCCTCATCACCGGAGCCTTTGCCGAGCGCATGAAGTTTTCGGCGTACCTGGCCTTCACGGTGCTGTGGACCGTTCTGGTGTACTTTCCGGTCTGCCACTGGGTCTGGGGCGGCGGCTGGCTTGGCCTGGGGAAACTTGGAGCCCTGGATTTCGCGGGCGGAACCGTCATCCACATAAACAGCGCCTGCGCGGCCCTGGTCTGCGCCATAGTAGTGGGAAAACGCATGGGGCACGGAACCGACCAGCTTCACCCCCACAACGTACCCATGTCGGTTCTGGGCGCGGGCATACTGTGGTTCGGCTGGTTCGGTTTCAACGCCGGAAGCGCCCTTGCCGCCAACGGACAGGCCGCAATGGCACTTTTCGTCACCCACATAGCAGCAGGCACTGCAGCCGTAACCTGGGTATTGGCCGAGTGGATTTACCAGGGAAAACCCACCACCCTGGGCGCCGCATCGGGCGCGGTCGCGGGACTGGTCGCGATAACCCCGGCGGCTGGCTTCGTGGGCCCCATGGCCGCAATAGCCATAGGCGGCGTGGCCGGAGTCATCTGCTACTTCGCCATAGTGGCCAAATCGAAACTGGGATATGACGACGCCCTCGATGTCGTGGCGGTTCACGGCGTGGGCGGACTCTGGGGAGCCCTTTCCACCGGTCTTTTCGCCTGCGCCGCATACGGCGGGGTTGACGGGCTCTTTTACGGGAATCCGAAACAGTTCGGCATCCAGGCTATAGGGGCCTTCTCGGCCATAGCCTACTCCACGGTGCTTTCCATCATCATCATAAAGGTGCTGGACAAGACCATGGGCATCCGGGCAAGCCAGGAAGACGAATTTTCGGGCATGGATCTTAGCCAGCACAGCGAAGTCGCATACAGAACTTAAACCTTCCGCCAACATTCAGGGGGAGGGGAAATACTCCCTCCCCTTTCCACAAGGAGAGTGCGCATGAAAAAAATCGAGGCCATCATCAAACCCTTCAAACTGGACGACGTGAAGGAGGCCCTGAACGAAATCGGCATCAAGGGCATGACAATCTACGAGGTCAAGGGTTTCGGTCGCCAGAAGGGCCACAAGGAAATCTATCGCGGGGCCGAGTACGTGGTGGATTTCGTGCCCAAGGTGAAAATCGAGATCGTGGTGGATGACGGCCTTGTGGACAAGGTTGTGGAAGCCGTGAGAAAGGCCGCCAACACCGAGAAGATCGGCGACGGCAAGATCTTCGTGATCCCCGTTGAAGGGGCCGTGAGGGTGAGGACCGGAGAAACGGGCACCGAAGCCTTGTAAGTGAAGCCTGTCTAATAACGCGAACTGCTGCGTCAGGCTTCAAACCCGGCCTTGTCAAGGGGCTGGCGATAAAGTGAAAAAATTTCATCTTAAGGACCGTGGGGCATGGGCTGGGAGGGCTTTTTGGGGCTTTCCGGCCCTGTCCCTGATTCTGTTTTGCAGCACCACATAACCACGCGGTTTTTTTGACCGCAATTCACAAAAAGGAGAATCGCACAAGATGAAGCCGAAAGACGTTTTGAGCTTTGCCAAGGAAAAGAAGGCGGTGGCGGTGGACATCCGTTTCATGGACTTTCCCGGCATCTGGCAGCACTTCACCATTCCCATAGAGGAACTGAACGAAGGCTGCTTCGAGGAGGGCCTGGGCTTTGACGGTTCCAGCATCCGGGGCTGGCAGCCCATTCACGCCTCGGACATGATGGTTGTGCCCGATCCCGCAACCGCCCTCATCGATCCATTTTTCGCAGATTCCACCCTTGTTCTCATCGGCAACATCGTTGACCCCATCACCCGCGAGCCCTACAGCCGTGATCCGCGCTACATTGCCCAGAAGGCCGAGAACTACCTGAAATCAACCGGCATCGGCGACACCGCCTATTTCGGCCCGGAAGCCGAGTTTTTCATCTTCGACGACGTGACCTACGAATCGAACCGCAACGGGGCCTTCTACCAGGTTGACTCGGTGGAGGCCATCTGGAATTCGGGCCGTGACGAAAGCCCCAACCAGGGATACAAGATCCGCCACAAGGAAGGCTATGTGCCTGTCCCCCCTGGCGACAAGTTCCAGGATCTGCGCACCGAGATGATGCTCACCCTCCAGAGCCTGGGCATCCCCGTCGAGCGCCAGCATCACGAAGTGGCCACCGCAGGCCAGGCCGAAATCGACATCCGCTTCGCCCCCCTGGTCCAGATGGGCGACTGGCTCACCTGGTTCAAGTACGTGTTGAAGAACACGGCCTACAAGCACGGCCACACCGTAACCTTCATGCCCAAGCCCCTTTTTGAGGACAACGGCAGCGGAATGCACACCCACGCCTCCATCTGGAAGGACGGCAAGCCCCTTTTCGCGGGCGACAAGTACGCCGGCCTTTCCCAGATGGCCCTTTACGCAGTGGGCGGCATCCTTAAGCACGCCAGGGCCCTTACGGCCATCACCAACCCCACCACCAACTCCTACAAGCGCCTGGTTCCGGGCTTCGAGGCACCGGTGAACCTGGCCTACTCCAGCCGGAACCGCTCCGCAGCCATCCGCATTCCCATGTATTCGCCTAGCCCCAAGGCCAAGCGCATCGAGTTCCGCACCCCGGACCCCTCCTGCAACGGCTACATGGCTTTTGCCGCCATCCTCATGGCCATGCTGGACGGTATCCAGAACAAGATGGACCCGGGCGATCCGCTCGACAAGGACATCTACGCCCTGCCGCCCGAGGAACTGGCCAACATCCCCTCGGCCCCCGGCTCCCTGGACGAGGCCCTGGCGGCTCTCAAGGCCGACAGCGAGTTCCTGTTAAAGGGCAACGTCTTCACCCAGGACGTTCTGGACACCTGGATAGAGTACAAGACGGACAAGGAAGTCAACGCCGTGCGCCTGAGACCGCATCCGCACGAGTTCTTCCTGTATTACGACATCTAACAGCCTGTCTAAAAACGCGAACTGCTTTGTCAGGCTTCGCGGCGCGGTCCGCCACGTACGAAAAGTACGCTTGCTCCCGCACCGTTCGCCTTCCTTGCATTTCATCGTTTTTATACAGGCTTCATATCCAGACTTTTTCAACGGTCTTACAGTCATCGAATCGGGTGTAATCGAGCCCGGTTTTTATAGACGCAGCTTGGCATTCGAGATTGAACAAAGGGGCCGCGACCGGGAAATATCCGGCGCGGCCCCTATTTTTAATGTGGCATTCCGCGTTATTCCATCATTTTATTTTTGCCATAGGCTTGTAAGTGCTATAATATCATTTAAGTATCCCCATCATTTTGACCCGGCGGCCGGTTTTTACGGGCATCAGTATTTGACCGGCCCTCCGCAGTCAAAGGCAGCAGGGCCCCCCAACGGACATGATCCGCCATGGCAGACAAAAAGCAGATAGTCCTGGACGACGAGGCCGAAGCCCTTTTCCGTGACTTGGGCGGCGTTGAGGCTGTGGGCCGGGGCCGTGGAATATCCGTTCCGGGGCTTGCCGAGGCCATACACAACGAGGAAAAAAAGCAGGACGCCTGGCGGCTTTTGCTGGTTGACCTGGTTTTCGATTTTGCCCAGTTCCTTGACGCCTGCCGCAACAGGATTCCAGCCGCAGCCACCGAATCCGTGGCCCAGATAATGCTTCACCTTGAAAAGCTGTCCAGGATGCCGGACGCGGACGGAAGAATCCTCGTGCGCCACAGGGGAAAT from Deltaproteobacteria bacterium encodes:
- a CDS encoding ammonium transporter, giving the protein MNSGDVAWMLAATALVMFMTPGLALFYGGLVRTKNVLATIMQSFILLGVVAILWVVFGYSIAFGTDQGGFIGSLEYLGLAGVGLDPGPYSKTIPHILFCAFQLMFAIITPALITGAFAERMKFSAYLAFTVLWTVLVYFPVCHWVWGGGWLGLGKLGALDFAGGTVIHINSACAALVCAIVVGKRMGHGTDQLHPHNVPMSVLGAGILWFGWFGFNAGSALAANGQAAMALFVTHIAAGTAAVTWVLAEWIYQGKPTTLGAASGAVAGLVAITPAAGFVGPMAAIAIGGVAGVICYFAIVAKSKLGYDDALDVVAVHGVGGLWGALSTGLFACAAYGGVDGLFYGNPKQFGIQAIGAFSAIAYSTVLSIIIIKVLDKTMGIRASQEDEFSGMDLSQHSEVAYRT
- a CDS encoding P-II family nitrogen regulator, which codes for MKKIEAIIKPFKLDDVKEALNEIGIKGMTIYEVKGFGRQKGHKEIYRGAEYVVDFVPKVKIEIVVDDGLVDKVVEAVRKAANTEKIGDGKIFVIPVEGAVRVRTGETGTEAL
- the glnD gene encoding [protein-PII] uridylyltransferase — encoded protein: MNQVTAIKKSASPAENLSHAKHRLLSRGLPEDAPGFLAAHARIIDDYFVESYEKSQVGPSLAVAKNPYALVALGGYGRREQCIHSDVDLLILFDGRVPPEATRLVHEVVYPLWDLGLEISPATRSLKEAVKLACKDYEILTPLLDARFVCGASRLYSRLQDELDGPVLKKHAKSYLEWMVATGRSRHARYGDTTHILEPHLKEGPGGLRDYHSILWMGRVLSGARSMDELCGHGILTADELAGLRKSLAFVWKVRNHLHLASGRKNDMLYLDYQKKLAQSLGFADEQDRAGIERFLSVLSGHMDRIHELYQATVRTAAPERSSKRKNPETFAEGIRLDKEGLDFASPRTILASPLSLARIFSESARLGVRLSLSARRRVRESVGLITDSFRSDPLAVSAFETVLRAAPTESADALEEMRDTGYLSAFIPEFAGIVHLVQFTEYHLYPTDTHSLMTVRILKDFARSDDTLVSDVFRDVSPKRVLYLAGLLHDVGKGVESADENHSTAGARLVKTIMERMGYPDTKIETVQFLVREHLLMAKTASRRDLNDEETILAFSRKVGGIMNLRMLYLLSLADTMATGPNANTEWTRSLLRELFSKAYRTLASGDMVSGNLASKRNLSIEENKRREFLALLPVDFSEKEGLDLFGKMSPRYRHDISASDMAAHALLWRRLSPAVPAVLAAGKSQSDNLRTVTVAANDAPGLFSRIAGALSLHGISILDAEIYTWHNGCALDVFRVSPPPDALFEKETWVKVEKDLVASIKGELDLFQALERRSRSDTKCRAATALGEPERVRVDNRSSSFFTIVEVFADDRPGLLHGITRVLFQEGLDIRVAKISTKSDRVVDVFYVRDTDGQKLDGQRSEAVRRRLQEALDEASGKT
- the glnA gene encoding type I glutamate--ammonia ligase; translated protein: MKPKDVLSFAKEKKAVAVDIRFMDFPGIWQHFTIPIEELNEGCFEEGLGFDGSSIRGWQPIHASDMMVVPDPATALIDPFFADSTLVLIGNIVDPITREPYSRDPRYIAQKAENYLKSTGIGDTAYFGPEAEFFIFDDVTYESNRNGAFYQVDSVEAIWNSGRDESPNQGYKIRHKEGYVPVPPGDKFQDLRTEMMLTLQSLGIPVERQHHEVATAGQAEIDIRFAPLVQMGDWLTWFKYVLKNTAYKHGHTVTFMPKPLFEDNGSGMHTHASIWKDGKPLFAGDKYAGLSQMALYAVGGILKHARALTAITNPTTNSYKRLVPGFEAPVNLAYSSRNRSAAIRIPMYSPSPKAKRIEFRTPDPSCNGYMAFAAILMAMLDGIQNKMDPGDPLDKDIYALPPEELANIPSAPGSLDEALAALKADSEFLLKGNVFTQDVLDTWIEYKTDKEVNAVRLRPHPHEFFLYYDI